One genomic window of Bacteroidales bacterium includes the following:
- a CDS encoding glycosyltransferase family 2 protein, producing MNNPILDISVVIPLLNEEESLQELAEWIRRVMQENHFSYEILFVDDGSTDRSWEIIESLSQKYPEVHGIKFFRNYGKAAALHTGFSATQGKVVITMDADLQDSPDEIPELYKMIVQDGYDLVSGWKKIRHDPLISKRLPSKLYNWTVKKISGIKLHDMNCGLKAYRYQVVKSIEVYGDMHRYIPVLAKWAGFKKIGEKVVQHRERKYGKSKFGLERFVRGPLDLLSVTFITRFGRRPMHFFGVWGTIMFILGGGVSFYLLAEKVYKSWNNLPTRNVTDKPLFYLALLAIILGVQLFLAGFLGELITRNSSDRNKYQIEKKI from the coding sequence ATGAATAATCCGATACTTGACATTTCAGTTGTCATTCCTTTGTTAAATGAAGAAGAATCGCTTCAAGAACTTGCCGAATGGATACGTCGTGTTATGCAAGAAAATCATTTTTCATACGAAATTTTATTTGTCGATGACGGAAGCACTGATCGTTCGTGGGAAATAATAGAATCTCTTTCTCAAAAGTATCCCGAAGTTCATGGGATAAAATTTTTCCGTAATTACGGCAAAGCAGCTGCATTGCATACTGGATTTTCTGCTACACAAGGAAAAGTCGTAATTACCATGGATGCAGACCTTCAAGATAGCCCCGATGAAATTCCTGAACTGTATAAAATGATTGTACAAGATGGTTATGATTTAGTTTCGGGCTGGAAAAAAATTAGACACGACCCACTTATTAGTAAACGCTTGCCTAGTAAATTATATAATTGGACCGTTAAAAAAATTAGTGGAATAAAACTCCACGATATGAATTGTGGTTTAAAAGCGTATCGTTATCAGGTAGTAAAAAGTATTGAGGTTTATGGCGATATGCATCGTTATATACCTGTATTAGCTAAATGGGCAGGATTTAAAAAAATAGGAGAGAAGGTGGTTCAACACCGCGAACGTAAATATGGGAAAAGCAAATTTGGTTTAGAACGATTTGTTCGTGGTCCTCTCGATTTGCTTTCTGTAACCTTCATAACTCGATTTGGACGACGCCCCATGCATTTTTTTGGTGTGTGGGGGACAATTATGTTTATTTTAGGTGGTGGGGTTTCTTTTTATTTACTTGCCGAAAAAGTATATAAATCATGGAATAATTTACCCACTCGTAACGTAACCGATAAACCACTTTTTTATTTAGCCCTTTTAGCCATTATTCTTGGTGTGCAATTATTTTTAGCTGGCTTCTTAGGAGAACTTATTACACGTAATTCATCAGATCGAAATAAATATCAAATAGAAAAAAAAATATAA
- a CDS encoding DUF4199 domain-containing protein — translation MNFGALNGLAIMMVSLLIYIVGIQQNILISLIIYGLNIFFIVYGTKYLRDHYQNGQITYGKALGSGVLISLFMSILVAFFIFMFFKFLAPDELEKIYTQAEENMYNQGFSEEQIETAMQMTRKFTTPLTMALGTIFSYTFLGFIFSLITSSFIKKNAESYEQIMSEVEKEIKSENDNQNE, via the coding sequence ATGAATTTTGGTGCATTAAATGGGCTTGCTATTATGATGGTTTCTTTGCTTATTTATATTGTTGGAATTCAGCAAAATATTTTAATCTCATTAATTATTTATGGATTAAATATTTTTTTTATTGTATATGGTACCAAATATTTGCGAGACCATTATCAAAACGGACAAATAACTTATGGAAAAGCCTTAGGATCGGGGGTTTTAATAAGTTTATTTATGTCTATTTTAGTGGCATTTTTTATTTTTATGTTTTTTAAGTTTTTGGCTCCCGATGAATTAGAAAAAATCTATACTCAAGCTGAAGAAAATATGTATAACCAAGGATTTAGCGAAGAACAAATAGAAACTGCTATGCAAATGACTCGTAAGTTTACTACTCCACTTACGATGGCTTTAGGAACCATTTTTTCTTATACATTTTTAGGATTTATATTTTCGCTTATTACATCTTCTTTTATTAAGAAAAATGCTGAGTCGTACGAACAAATAATGAGCGAAGTTGAAAAAGAAATAAAATCAGAAAACGATAACCAAAATGAATAA
- a CDS encoding 1-acyl-sn-glycerol-3-phosphate acyltransferase, whose amino-acid sequence MSDSEVLQIDIKKVIASKNPRLAKMLPGFVMTYIKRVLHQDEINAFLVQAKNRHNYDFVKAILELFSIQYKVHGIENIPQKGRFIFASNHPQGAIDSMCFIDAVHEHMGECRFVVNDVLLALKNFYPIFLPVNHFGSQNKENAQIFDEAFRSNMQILYYPAGFVSRKIKGKIQDIEWKKSFINLAIKYERDIVPVFIDTQNSNFFYRLSQIRTFLGIKANIEMFYLADEMYKQKGRTIHLYFGTPISYTSLTKEKTYAEWANEIRNIVYCLKS is encoded by the coding sequence ATGAGTGACAGTGAAGTACTTCAAATAGACATTAAAAAGGTTATAGCTTCAAAAAATCCACGGCTCGCCAAAATGCTTCCTGGTTTTGTAATGACCTATATAAAACGCGTTTTACATCAAGATGAAATTAATGCTTTTCTTGTACAAGCAAAAAATCGCCATAACTACGATTTTGTAAAGGCAATTTTAGAGCTATTTTCAATTCAATATAAAGTTCATGGTATAGAAAACATCCCCCAAAAAGGACGTTTTATATTTGCTTCCAATCATCCTCAGGGGGCTATAGACAGCATGTGCTTTATAGATGCAGTACACGAACACATGGGTGAATGCCGATTTGTAGTAAACGATGTTTTACTTGCTCTAAAAAACTTTTACCCAATTTTTTTACCCGTTAATCATTTTGGTTCACAAAACAAAGAAAATGCTCAAATATTCGACGAAGCTTTTAGGTCGAATATGCAAATTTTATATTACCCTGCAGGTTTTGTAAGTCGCAAAATAAAAGGTAAAATTCAAGATATAGAATGGAAAAAATCGTTCATTAACTTAGCTATAAAATATGAACGTGATATTGTTCCTGTTTTTATCGATACACAAAACTCTAATTTTTTTTATCGTCTATCGCAAATTCGAACCTTTTTAGGTATAAAAGCCAATATCGAAATGTTTTACTTAGCAGACGAAATGTATAAACAAAAAGGTAGAACCATTCATCTATATTTTGGAACTCCCATCTCTTACACTTCTTTAACAAAAGAAAAAACATATGCCGAATGGGCAAATGAAATAAGAAATATAGTATATTGTTTAAAATCATAA